A window of the Nisaea acidiphila genome harbors these coding sequences:
- a CDS encoding LysE family translocator: MTLETALAFALGMVILTLTPGPSMLTTIAKSLASGFWTGFQYNIGVCIGDLIFLMLAIFGLQIVAELLGEVFFVVKIVGAAYLLWLGVKLWLTKPVPLEARPVTSKGPLKEVMAGILITLGNPKVILFYGALLPTFVDLDSLVASDIAILSGIVVAAIVLVNNFYGLMAARARKVFRSARAVQVLNRGAGSVMIGAGVFIVTR, from the coding sequence ATGACACTGGAAACCGCGCTGGCGTTCGCGCTTGGCATGGTCATCCTGACCCTGACGCCCGGCCCGTCGATGCTGACAACCATCGCAAAATCGCTCGCGAGCGGTTTCTGGACGGGGTTCCAGTACAATATCGGCGTTTGCATCGGGGATCTGATCTTCCTGATGCTGGCGATTTTCGGACTGCAGATCGTCGCCGAACTGTTGGGAGAGGTTTTCTTCGTCGTGAAAATAGTCGGCGCCGCTTACCTGCTCTGGCTCGGTGTGAAACTCTGGCTGACAAAGCCGGTTCCGCTCGAAGCGCGGCCGGTCACTTCCAAGGGGCCATTGAAGGAAGTTATGGCCGGTATCCTGATTACGCTCGGCAACCCTAAAGTGATCCTGTTCTATGGCGCGCTGCTGCCGACTTTCGTCGATCTGGACAGTCTTGTGGCGAGCGATATCGCGATCCTCTCGGGTATCGTCGTCGCCGCGATCGTGCTGGTGAACAATTTTTACGGATTGATGGCCGCGCGGGCCCGCAAGGTGTTTCGCTCAGCCCGCGCTGTGCAGGTGCTGAACCGCGGCGCCGGCAGTGTCATGATCGGCGCGGGGGTTTTCATCGTTACGCGGTGA
- a CDS encoding SMP-30/gluconolactonase/LRE family protein — MSNYRIITDGLMFPEGPIAMPDGTVILVEIGRQTLTRVFPDGRKEIVAEPGGGPNGAAIGPDGKCYVCNNGGFKFVRGSEPGNMRSIGQADDYSGGRIERIDLDTGKVEVLYDSCDGHALKGPNDIVFDREGGFWFTDLGKVRGREMDRGAVYYAKTDGSLIKEAIQPILTPNGIGLSPDEKTLYVAETESGQLWAYPITGEGEVSKLGFPPSINGGRVVEAKGGWRRFDSLAVEANGNICVATLMSGGITVAHPDGGLVEFVETGDPYTTNICFGGPELKTAYITLSWAGQLVEMDWPRPGLPLNFLNS, encoded by the coding sequence GTGTCAAACTACAGGATTATCACCGACGGCCTGATGTTTCCGGAAGGTCCCATCGCGATGCCGGACGGGACCGTTATTCTGGTCGAAATCGGACGCCAAACGCTGACACGGGTCTTTCCCGACGGCCGCAAGGAAATCGTCGCAGAGCCCGGCGGCGGTCCCAACGGCGCGGCGATCGGCCCGGACGGCAAGTGTTATGTCTGCAACAACGGCGGTTTCAAATTCGTCCGCGGCTCGGAGCCCGGAAATATGCGGTCAATCGGCCAGGCGGACGATTATAGCGGCGGCCGGATCGAGCGGATCGATCTCGATACCGGAAAGGTCGAGGTCCTTTACGATAGCTGCGACGGCCACGCATTGAAGGGACCGAATGACATCGTCTTCGACCGGGAGGGCGGCTTCTGGTTCACCGATCTCGGCAAGGTGCGCGGACGGGAGATGGACCGGGGCGCGGTCTATTACGCCAAAACCGATGGCAGTCTCATCAAGGAGGCAATACAGCCGATACTGACGCCGAACGGTATCGGGCTCAGCCCCGACGAGAAGACACTCTACGTCGCCGAGACCGAAAGCGGTCAGCTCTGGGCCTATCCGATCACCGGAGAGGGAGAAGTATCCAAACTTGGCTTCCCGCCATCGATCAACGGCGGACGCGTGGTCGAAGCGAAAGGCGGGTGGCGACGTTTCGACTCCCTTGCTGTCGAGGCGAACGGAAATATCTGCGTCGCGACGTTAATGAGCGGGGGTATTACGGTCGCACATCCGGACGGGGGCCTCGTTGAGTTCGTCGAAACCGGCGATCCGTACACGACCAACATCTGCTTCGGGGGACCGGAGCTTAAAACCGCCTACATCACCCTCTCCTGGGCCGGGCAGTTGGTCGAGATGGACTGGCCACGGCCGGGACTTCCGCTCAACTTCCTCAACAGCTGA
- a CDS encoding MATE family efflux transporter — MSFSKASPVRSPWRNELSATLKLAWPLVLTQIATIALNTVDVIMIGWLGPDELAAATLATSLVFPMTFFGIGLLAATAAMFSQEIGAIRLRGVRRTLRQGFWVAISLCLPCMALLWNAEDLMRAMGQDPWLAAKGAEYTRVALWGLIPLMCFTVLRNFVTAHSRPRSAMVILILSIGVNALADYALIFGNFGAPALGLVGAAAATVIVQCFMLFGQTLFVVTDRQFRRYNLFGRFWRPDWLRYIEIMKIGVPIGLTVLAEAGLFAASSFMVGLFGPDQLAAHAVALQCSAFVFMIPLGISQAATIRVGLAAGRQRMADALLAGRTSTTLGVGVAAFTAVIFWLAAETLVGFFLRVGDPENTAAIGFAVTFLKVAAVFQLVDAGQAVGAGSLRGIKDTTVPAALAFFGYWIFGFSAGAYLAFVYGLEGAGVWMGLAVGLTVACIALILRFEILMRKALRPLTPAS, encoded by the coding sequence ATGTCCTTCTCCAAAGCCTCCCCTGTCCGTTCGCCGTGGCGCAATGAGCTGTCCGCGACGCTGAAGCTCGCCTGGCCTCTGGTGCTGACGCAGATCGCAACAATTGCGCTCAACACAGTCGACGTAATCATGATCGGCTGGCTCGGGCCGGACGAGTTGGCGGCCGCCACGCTCGCCACCTCCCTCGTATTCCCGATGACCTTTTTCGGCATCGGCCTGCTCGCCGCCACCGCGGCGATGTTCAGCCAGGAGATCGGAGCGATCCGCCTGCGCGGCGTGCGCCGCACGCTGCGCCAGGGTTTCTGGGTCGCGATCAGCCTCTGCCTACCCTGCATGGCACTGCTGTGGAACGCCGAAGACCTGATGCGGGCGATGGGCCAGGATCCATGGCTTGCGGCAAAAGGGGCGGAATACACGCGGGTCGCACTCTGGGGCCTGATCCCGCTGATGTGCTTCACCGTGCTCCGGAATTTCGTCACCGCGCATTCCCGGCCGCGATCGGCGATGGTGATCCTGATCCTCTCCATCGGGGTGAACGCGCTCGCCGACTATGCGCTGATCTTCGGCAATTTCGGCGCGCCGGCGCTCGGACTGGTCGGCGCTGCCGCCGCGACCGTGATCGTGCAGTGCTTCATGCTGTTCGGACAGACTCTGTTCGTCGTCACCGACCGGCAGTTCCGGCGCTACAATCTTTTCGGCCGTTTCTGGCGCCCGGACTGGCTCCGTTATATCGAGATCATGAAGATCGGCGTGCCGATCGGGCTGACCGTTCTGGCCGAAGCCGGACTGTTCGCCGCCAGTTCCTTCATGGTCGGCCTGTTCGGGCCGGACCAGCTCGCCGCGCATGCGGTCGCATTGCAATGCTCGGCCTTCGTTTTCATGATCCCGCTCGGCATCAGCCAGGCGGCGACGATCCGCGTCGGCCTGGCCGCAGGCCGCCAGCGGATGGCGGATGCTCTGCTCGCGGGCCGGACCTCCACGACCCTCGGCGTCGGCGTGGCCGCCTTCACCGCGGTGATTTTCTGGCTCGCGGCGGAAACCCTCGTCGGATTCTTCCTGCGCGTCGGCGATCCGGAAAACACGGCGGCCATCGGCTTCGCCGTCACTTTCCTCAAGGTCGCGGCCGTGTTCCAGCTCGTCGATGCGGGACAGGCGGTCGGCGCCGGGAGCCTGCGCGGGATCAAAGACACCACAGTCCCCGCGGCTCTCGCCTTCTTTGGCTACTGGATCTTCGGCTTTTCGGCGGGCGCCTACCTTGCCTTCGTCTACGGGCTCGAAGGCGCCGGTGTCTGGATGGGCCTGGCGGTCGGACTAACCGTCGCCTGTATCGCCCTGATCCTGCGCTTCGAAATCCTGATGCGGAAGGCACTGAGGCCGCTGACGCCCGCCTCCTGA
- a CDS encoding alkaline phosphatase family protein, which translates to MSRPRFLFVLFDGLRRDMVRADTAPAIHGFRQSWTDFPNSASVFPVETRVQVSSFVTGSFPGQAALHPAGDNQRPGHGIMGNSFYDPALGFDGPMDTSDDAKMAAAAEHYGRLQGSRNIGEILHEAGRRYAVVTTGKIGNARLLNLNAAAQGQPVFSIWGADISSPAAEFDKVIERFGPVPEQQFPNVAVMDYAASVLLDEFIPKHDADIQVIWFNEPDLSFHYREIGSPESLAAIKAVDDAFRRILDWWEKEGRDEGWQIVAASDHGQITVTGQIDVADELTKAGFRVGNAIGGDVDVVVKRSYAGGISIRDRNPEMTEQVFDWLTQQDWCGLVFSREELKGALLMSAINVSGARAPDLYMVLRTSDGANAHGYPGLCYADNGDISVGGGMHGGLHQHELNNLLTAGGDLFRQGHVVETPTGLVDIVPTMLAALDVEAPASMTGRVLGEAFRIESKPPFWQEMLLRAERGDFAQELRVAQVEGAPNHYLRGGRRTA; encoded by the coding sequence ATGTCGCGGCCGCGTTTTCTCTTTGTGCTTTTCGACGGGTTGCGCCGTGACATGGTCCGGGCCGACACGGCGCCGGCGATCCACGGTTTTCGGCAATCCTGGACGGATTTCCCAAACAGCGCTTCGGTCTTTCCCGTGGAGACGCGGGTGCAGGTCTCGAGCTTCGTGACCGGATCCTTCCCCGGTCAGGCCGCGCTGCATCCGGCGGGCGACAACCAGCGTCCGGGCCATGGCATCATGGGCAACAGTTTTTACGATCCGGCGCTCGGCTTCGACGGACCGATGGATACCTCGGACGACGCGAAGATGGCGGCGGCGGCAGAGCATTACGGTCGCCTTCAAGGTTCCCGCAATATCGGCGAGATCCTGCATGAGGCGGGGCGGAGATATGCCGTGGTCACCACCGGCAAGATCGGTAATGCCCGGCTGCTGAACCTCAATGCGGCAGCGCAGGGCCAGCCGGTCTTCTCGATCTGGGGCGCCGACATTTCCAGTCCGGCCGCGGAGTTCGACAAGGTGATCGAACGCTTCGGCCCGGTGCCCGAACAGCAGTTTCCGAATGTCGCGGTGATGGATTACGCGGCCTCCGTCCTGCTCGACGAATTCATTCCGAAGCACGATGCGGATATTCAGGTGATTTGGTTCAACGAACCGGACCTAAGCTTCCATTACCGCGAGATCGGCTCGCCCGAGAGCCTCGCGGCAATCAAGGCGGTCGATGATGCCTTCCGCCGCATTCTCGACTGGTGGGAGAAAGAGGGCAGGGACGAAGGCTGGCAGATCGTCGCCGCGTCAGATCACGGGCAGATTACGGTTACCGGCCAGATCGATGTCGCGGACGAGTTGACGAAAGCCGGCTTCCGGGTCGGCAATGCGATCGGCGGCGATGTCGATGTCGTGGTCAAGCGTAGCTATGCGGGCGGGATCAGCATCCGCGACCGCAATCCGGAGATGACCGAGCAAGTCTTCGACTGGCTGACGCAGCAGGATTGGTGCGGGCTGGTTTTCAGTCGCGAGGAGCTGAAAGGCGCGCTTCTGATGAGCGCGATCAATGTCTCCGGCGCGCGGGCGCCGGATCTCTACATGGTCCTGCGGACGTCGGACGGCGCGAATGCGCACGGCTATCCGGGGCTCTGCTATGCGGATAACGGCGACATCTCGGTCGGCGGCGGGATGCATGGCGGGTTGCACCAGCACGAGCTCAACAACCTGCTGACGGCAGGCGGAGACCTGTTCCGCCAAGGCCATGTGGTCGAAACGCCGACCGGGCTGGTCGATATCGTGCCGACCATGCTGGCGGCGCTGGATGTCGAGGCGCCCGCGAGCATGACCGGGCGGGTGCTTGGCGAGGCTTTCCGGATCGAGAGCAAACCGCCCTTCTGGCAGGAGATGCTGCTCCGTGCGGAGCGCGGCGACTTCGCGCAGGAGCTCCGCGTTGCGCAGGTCGAAGGGGCGCCGAACCATTATCTTCGCGGCGGCCGGCGCACCGCCTGA
- a CDS encoding ArsR/SmtB family transcription factor encodes MDIETASKCLSELGNPHRLEAFRLLIKAGPEGVSVGDIQRHLNIPKSTLSHHISHLVWAGLARQEREGRVLRCTANFELADQLVAYLCAECCSGLDVVPMEEQEEA; translated from the coding sequence ATGGATATCGAAACCGCATCGAAATGCCTGTCCGAACTCGGCAACCCGCATCGGCTGGAGGCCTTCCGCCTCCTGATCAAAGCGGGCCCGGAGGGAGTGTCCGTCGGCGACATTCAGAGACATCTGAACATCCCGAAATCGACCCTCTCGCACCACATCTCGCATCTCGTCTGGGCCGGGCTTGCCCGCCAGGAGCGGGAAGGCCGGGTGCTGCGCTGCACGGCGAATTTCGAGCTGGCCGACCAGCTTGTCGCCTATCTCTGCGCGGAATGCTGCAGCGGCCTCGATGTCGTGCCGATGGAAGAGCAGGAAGAAGCCTGA
- a CDS encoding permease, with protein sequence MTTAELTRSLSLRIGRIDRVWIAIALVFAALALLAPAQVPESARFAVDALIHIAPYLAVSVAVAAFARASGLDHQIGRAFSGNAAQAILLAAAFGALSPFCSCGVVPIIAGLLGAGVPLAPVMAFWLASPLMDPEMFILMLPVMGLEFTVAKMVAAFSIGAVSGFATHMLVKGGAFSDALRPQLTKSCGCSGTSALKNEKIVWAFWKDRERRAAFGGEARTTGLFLLKWLALAFVIESLMVSYVPADKIATYLGGGEWWTVPAAILVGVPSYLNGYAAIPLVGGLMDLGMAPAAGLAFMIAGGITSIPASMAVFALVRGGVFTWYLALGLLGSLAAAYGFTLYLAISA encoded by the coding sequence ATGACCACCGCAGAACTGACACGTTCCCTTTCGCTTCGAATTGGCCGCATCGACCGGGTCTGGATCGCCATCGCCCTGGTCTTCGCCGCCCTCGCCCTCCTCGCCCCGGCCCAAGTGCCCGAGAGCGCCCGCTTTGCGGTCGACGCCCTGATCCATATCGCGCCTTATCTCGCGGTCTCGGTTGCCGTCGCCGCCTTCGCCCGAGCAAGCGGACTCGATCACCAGATCGGCCGCGCCTTTTCCGGCAATGCGGCCCAGGCGATCCTGCTTGCAGCCGCCTTCGGCGCGCTCTCGCCCTTCTGCTCCTGCGGCGTCGTGCCGATCATCGCCGGACTGCTCGGCGCCGGCGTGCCGCTCGCCCCGGTGATGGCCTTCTGGCTCGCCTCGCCGCTGATGGACCCGGAAATGTTCATCCTGATGCTGCCGGTAATGGGACTCGAGTTCACGGTGGCGAAGATGGTCGCCGCCTTCAGTATCGGCGCTGTCTCAGGCTTCGCGACGCACATGCTCGTCAAGGGCGGCGCGTTCTCGGACGCCCTGCGCCCGCAACTGACCAAAAGCTGCGGCTGCAGCGGAACCAGCGCGCTGAAGAACGAGAAGATCGTCTGGGCCTTCTGGAAGGACCGGGAACGGCGCGCGGCATTTGGCGGCGAGGCCAGGACGACCGGCCTTTTCCTGCTGAAATGGCTGGCCCTCGCCTTCGTCATCGAAAGCCTGATGGTGAGCTATGTCCCGGCGGACAAGATCGCGACCTATCTCGGCGGCGGCGAATGGTGGACCGTTCCGGCGGCCATTCTGGTCGGTGTGCCGAGCTATCTCAACGGCTATGCAGCGATCCCGCTCGTCGGCGGTCTTATGGACCTCGGCATGGCACCTGCCGCGGGACTTGCCTTCATGATCGCCGGCGGGATCACCAGCATCCCGGCCTCGATGGCGGTCTTCGCCCTGGTGCGAGGCGGTGTCTTTACCTGGTATCTCGCCCTCGGGCTGCTGGGCTCGCTCGCCGCCGCCTACGGATTTACGCTCTATCTTGCGATTTCGGCATGA
- the cysE gene encoding serine O-acetyltransferase → MVDVNPRPKAVLDPVWSDMLKDAADWAEQESALASWMHASVLDQQTFEDALSYLISQKIGGTEMSDLSVYQVVHNAVLSDRTIGEAARADLSATYERDPACTSYLEPFLYFKGFHALQAYRISHWLWGHGREYLAKYFQSRIASVFGVDIHPAATVGKGIMVDHGTGLVIGETAVVEDGVSLLHAVTLGGTGKETGDRHPKVRRGTMIGAGAKILGNIEVGECSRVGAGSVVLKDVEPHTTVAGVPAKKVGTAGCDQPALSMNQQFLAEEYD, encoded by the coding sequence ATGGTGGATGTCAACCCGAGACCGAAAGCGGTCCTCGACCCGGTCTGGAGCGACATGCTCAAGGACGCCGCGGACTGGGCGGAACAGGAATCCGCGCTCGCCAGCTGGATGCATGCGAGCGTGCTCGACCAGCAGACCTTCGAAGACGCCCTCTCCTACCTGATCTCGCAAAAGATCGGCGGAACGGAGATGAGCGATCTCTCTGTCTATCAGGTGGTGCACAACGCCGTGCTGTCCGACCGGACGATCGGCGAGGCAGCCAGGGCCGATCTCTCGGCCACCTACGAGCGCGACCCCGCCTGCACCAGCTATCTGGAGCCGTTCCTCTACTTCAAGGGCTTCCACGCCCTGCAGGCCTACCGTATTTCGCACTGGCTCTGGGGCCACGGACGGGAATATCTCGCCAAATATTTCCAGAGCCGCATTGCCAGCGTCTTCGGCGTGGACATCCATCCGGCCGCCACGGTCGGCAAGGGCATCATGGTCGATCACGGCACCGGACTTGTCATCGGCGAGACCGCCGTGGTCGAGGATGGGGTCTCGCTGCTGCACGCCGTCACCCTCGGCGGCACCGGCAAGGAGACCGGCGACCGGCATCCGAAGGTCCGCCGCGGCACGATGATCGGCGCGGGCGCGAAAATCCTCGGCAATATCGAGGTCGGCGAATGCTCAAGGGTCGGCGCGGGTTCCGTCGTGCTGAAAGACGTCGAACCGCACACCACCGTCGCCGGCGTTCCGGCGAAGAAGGTCGGAACCGCCGGCTGCGATCAGCCCGCGCTCTCCATGAACCAGCAGTTCCTGGCCGAAGAATACGACTGA
- a CDS encoding IclR family transcriptional regulator, producing the protein MTALPKRSDAERSGQIQSVARAISVLNALAADEDGMTLTEIAHTVTLPPSTVHRLLTTLQQERYVRFDTERGAWQIGVQCFAVGNAFLRTRDLVAITRPYMRRLMEESGETVNLAVRDHDEMVYLAQVECREMMRAFAKPGARVPIAGSAVGKTLLARLHMDEVSKLLARVGAEHRTRRTIDALPRMEAELDRVRQVEFAIDNEEHSVGLRCVASAVFGHHSEPLAAISISGPTARITDDRIDKLGKIVTSVAKEATAALGGIWPKTAT; encoded by the coding sequence ATGACCGCACTTCCGAAGCGATCGGATGCAGAACGGTCAGGCCAGATCCAGTCAGTTGCGCGGGCGATCAGTGTGCTGAACGCGCTCGCGGCGGACGAGGACGGCATGACTCTGACCGAGATAGCTCACACCGTCACATTGCCGCCGTCAACCGTGCACAGGCTGCTGACGACCTTGCAGCAGGAGCGCTATGTCCGCTTCGATACCGAGCGCGGCGCCTGGCAGATCGGCGTCCAGTGTTTCGCTGTCGGCAATGCCTTTCTGCGCACGCGCGACCTTGTGGCCATCACCCGCCCCTATATGCGGCGCCTGATGGAAGAGAGCGGGGAAACTGTCAATCTGGCGGTCCGGGACCATGACGAGATGGTCTATTTGGCGCAGGTCGAATGCCGGGAGATGATGAGGGCATTTGCGAAGCCGGGTGCCCGTGTGCCGATCGCGGGATCCGCCGTCGGCAAGACCCTGCTCGCGCGCCTGCACATGGACGAGGTCTCCAAGCTTTTGGCGCGGGTCGGAGCGGAGCACAGGACGCGCCGCACGATCGACGCGCTGCCGCGTATGGAAGCGGAACTCGATCGTGTCCGGCAGGTCGAATTCGCGATCGACAACGAGGAACATTCGGTCGGACTGCGCTGTGTCGCCTCGGCCGTGTTCGGTCACCACAGTGAACCGCTTGCTGCGATCTCGATCTCCGGCCCGACGGCCCGGATCACCGACGACCGGATCGACAAGCTCGGCAAGATCGTGACGTCGGTCGCCAAGGAGGCGACGGCCGCCCTCGGAGGGATCTGGCCGAAAACAGCGACCTGA
- a CDS encoding NAD-dependent epimerase/dehydratase family protein, with translation MRILVTGGAGFAGSALALAFKRDNPGAEIVAADNLKRRGSELNLPRLRAAGIRFEHADIRDPEDIAALGPMDLLLECSAEPSVQAGYAGSPSYLLDTNLRGTLNCLEAARRHNAIFVFLSTSRVYPITPLRDLPLEAGEKRLILHPGAEGTGWSEHGIAEDFPLDGHRSLYGATKLASEQFIEEYRAAFGLRAIINRCGVLAGPWQMGRVDQGFMVLWAARHLYGGSLSYNGFGGHGHQVRDVLHVADLYDLIARQLDNLPRAVQGLWNAGGGSGTSTSLRELTEACESRTGQSLQVGARPDTNPADIPWFVTDARRAMTTFDWAPKRALDDLLDEIFEWLNAERDALAPILS, from the coding sequence ATGCGTATCCTCGTCACCGGTGGCGCCGGCTTCGCCGGATCGGCTCTTGCTCTGGCTTTCAAACGGGACAATCCGGGCGCCGAAATCGTCGCGGCAGATAACCTGAAACGCCGCGGCAGCGAACTGAACCTGCCCCGCCTCAGAGCCGCCGGCATCCGCTTCGAGCATGCCGATATCCGCGATCCGGAAGATATCGCCGCGCTTGGCCCGATGGATCTGCTTCTCGAATGCTCCGCCGAGCCGTCCGTGCAGGCCGGCTATGCCGGGAGCCCCTCTTACCTGCTGGATACCAATCTGCGTGGAACGCTCAACTGCCTGGAAGCCGCACGGCGCCATAACGCGATCTTTGTCTTTCTCTCAACCAGCCGGGTCTATCCCATCACACCGCTGCGCGACCTGCCGCTCGAAGCCGGCGAGAAGCGACTGATCCTCCATCCGGGAGCGGAAGGGACCGGCTGGTCCGAGCACGGCATCGCAGAGGATTTCCCGCTCGACGGTCACCGCTCGCTTTATGGCGCGACCAAACTCGCCTCCGAGCAATTCATCGAGGAATACAGGGCCGCCTTCGGCCTCAGGGCCATCATCAACCGCTGCGGCGTCCTCGCCGGTCCATGGCAGATGGGCAGGGTCGATCAGGGCTTCATGGTGCTCTGGGCAGCACGCCACCTCTATGGCGGCTCTCTCAGTTACAACGGGTTCGGCGGGCACGGCCATCAGGTTCGCGACGTGCTGCATGTGGCGGATCTCTACGATCTCATCGCCCGCCAGCTGGACAACCTGCCGCGCGCCGTGCAGGGGCTCTGGAACGCGGGCGGCGGGTCCGGCACCTCGACCTCGCTCCGTGAGCTGACGGAAGCCTGCGAGTCACGCACCGGACAAAGTCTGCAAGTGGGCGCGCGCCCCGACACCAACCCAGCGGACATCCCCTGGTTCGTGACCGATGCGCGACGCGCAATGACAACCTTCGATTGGGCACCGAAGCGGGCTCTCGACGACCTGCTCGACGAGATCTTCGAATGGCTCAACGCCGAGCGCGACGCGCTTGCGCCCATACTTTCCTAG
- a CDS encoding TIGR04372 family glycosyltransferase, whose amino-acid sequence MSAGDTRNRIDEAKLRDLFNPERVTRLIKIVGPHLAGSRNPVLHIMPLAWRIGHIAMEPHAIWELYGGEKDRMVLLFPLSSVAPHSRGVRAVIEPHFKIVETDEPGIMIMGHVDAGILSQGGFTWYQRGPAGVLDDYIKLLSHTGRQPRHMALPPSVRNEVDTFLARLGVGDTDKVVVLNVRDRNYMADQEVHFYRTADIASYETALLHLLDRGYWVLRLGVDGTVPASIKAPRYVEVWKEPDYSDLLDPGLIARAHFGITCSSGPEAVFRILGTPQLMVNGVLQCSMWMNPRDRLLFKSYRTNEGVPASLPAMLEKGVAIRSDSASVGQCGFTAQDNTPAEILAAVRDMEEALGSQPAEADDLDRRFLEIGCAYQSFLTEIGHPRDPASLSARPTQFGYALPWTRLSAANQSANPNFLE is encoded by the coding sequence GTGTCGGCTGGAGATACCAGAAACCGGATCGATGAAGCGAAGTTGCGGGACCTGTTCAACCCGGAACGCGTCACCCGCCTCATCAAAATCGTCGGCCCGCATCTGGCGGGAAGTCGTAACCCGGTTCTGCATATCATGCCGCTTGCCTGGCGGATCGGCCATATCGCCATGGAACCTCATGCAATCTGGGAACTCTATGGCGGCGAGAAGGACCGGATGGTGCTCCTGTTTCCGCTCAGTTCCGTTGCACCGCACAGCCGCGGTGTCCGCGCCGTAATCGAACCGCACTTCAAAATCGTGGAGACGGACGAGCCCGGCATCATGATCATGGGTCATGTAGATGCGGGTATCCTGTCGCAAGGCGGCTTTACCTGGTACCAGCGCGGTCCGGCGGGAGTGCTTGACGATTACATCAAACTCCTTAGTCACACCGGGCGCCAGCCGCGCCACATGGCCTTGCCGCCGTCAGTTCGCAATGAAGTCGATACCTTCCTCGCCCGGCTCGGGGTCGGAGATACGGACAAGGTGGTGGTTCTCAATGTCCGGGACCGCAACTACATGGCCGACCAAGAGGTGCACTTCTATCGCACCGCCGATATCGCCAGTTACGAAACGGCCCTCCTCCATCTTCTGGATCGGGGTTACTGGGTCCTGAGGCTCGGCGTCGATGGAACGGTACCCGCGTCCATCAAAGCTCCCCGTTATGTGGAGGTTTGGAAAGAACCTGACTATTCCGATCTGCTCGACCCCGGTCTGATTGCCCGCGCACATTTCGGCATTACCTGCTCTTCCGGGCCGGAGGCAGTGTTCCGCATCCTCGGAACCCCCCAACTCATGGTCAATGGCGTGCTCCAGTGCAGCATGTGGATGAATCCTCGCGACCGGCTCCTGTTCAAATCCTACCGGACGAACGAGGGAGTACCCGCCAGCTTGCCCGCCATGCTGGAAAAGGGTGTCGCCATCCGATCGGACTCCGCCAGTGTCGGGCAGTGCGGTTTCACAGCCCAGGACAATACTCCCGCCGAGATCCTCGCCGCTGTCCGGGATATGGAAGAAGCCCTCGGTTCGCAGCCGGCGGAAGCGGATGACCTCGACCGGCGGTTTCTGGAAATCGGCTGCGCTTACCAGAGCTTCCTGACAGAAATCGGCCACCCTCGGGATCCCGCTTCACTCAGTGCCCGCCCAACGCAGTTCGGCTATGCCCTTCCCTGGACCCGGCTGTCTGCCGCGAACCAATCGGCGAACCCGAATTTCCTCGAATGA
- a CDS encoding DMT family transporter has protein sequence MSMFFQVVAPMVFVLLWSSAFIAAKFGVAHVEPFTFLGARFALVTAIFTIIALAVKAPWPRSIRSWHNIAVVGLFLHAFYLSSVFVAIHGGMPSGLVALVSGLQPVLTAIAAGLFLGEPPSARQWAGCVTGFAGMVLVLSDQMSIEGVTFIGIGLSVLALLSISFGTLYQKRNAAEMNLLTGNAIMAGTGSLVTLAAAALFESMEIVWAPAFVGAFLWLSIAVSLGAYSLLMLLIKHGQATKVASLFYLVPPTAAVMAYIAFGEEISLLAGLGILVTAGGVALVVLPQRKPA, from the coding sequence ATGAGCATGTTTTTCCAGGTCGTCGCGCCCATGGTTTTCGTGCTCCTCTGGAGCTCGGCCTTTATCGCCGCGAAGTTCGGCGTCGCCCATGTCGAACCATTTACCTTCCTCGGTGCCCGCTTTGCCCTTGTGACCGCGATATTCACAATAATCGCGCTCGCAGTAAAAGCGCCGTGGCCGCGTTCGATCAGATCCTGGCACAATATCGCCGTCGTCGGGCTCTTCCTGCACGCCTTCTACCTCTCGAGCGTTTTCGTCGCGATCCATGGTGGGATGCCGTCCGGGCTCGTCGCATTGGTGTCGGGTCTTCAGCCTGTGCTGACGGCGATCGCCGCCGGGCTCTTTCTCGGCGAGCCGCCAAGCGCCCGGCAATGGGCCGGCTGCGTCACCGGTTTCGCCGGCATGGTGCTGGTGCTTTCGGATCAGATGAGCATCGAGGGCGTTACGTTTATCGGCATCGGCCTTTCGGTTCTGGCCCTCCTCTCGATCAGTTTCGGCACGCTCTACCAGAAGCGCAACGCAGCCGAAATGAACCTGCTGACCGGCAACGCGATCATGGCAGGGACAGGGTCTTTGGTCACACTCGCCGCGGCCGCCCTGTTCGAGAGTATGGAGATCGTCTGGGCCCCGGCCTTCGTCGGCGCCTTTCTCTGGCTGTCCATCGCGGTTTCGCTCGGCGCCTACTCGCTGCTGATGCTCTTGATCAAACATGGACAGGCAACAAAGGTCGCGAGCCTGTTCTATCTCGTGCCGCCGACCGCCGCCGTGATGGCCTATATCGCGTTCGGGGAGGAGATCAGTCTGCTTGCGGGGCTCGGCATTCTGGTGACAGCGGGCGGCGTGGCGCTCGTGGTCCTGCCGCAGAGGAAGCCGGCCTGA